From the genome of Methanomassiliicoccales archaeon, one region includes:
- a CDS encoding proteasome-activating nucleotidase: MKEPRVEDLTNEMREKIEVLERRNTELLEEIRRVEGEKRYVESELFRLQKELKRMRSEMERLKSPPLIIGSIKDVLADGRVVVKSSTGPDFIVSTSEYVPAEDLEVGARVALNKQTLAVMGVLPPSLDPIVIGAEILDKPNVSYKEIGGLDEQILEVREAVEDPLLRPELYKKVGIEPPRGVLLVGPPGTGKTLLAKAVAHQTSATFIRLVGSELVQKYIGEGARLVRELFELAREKAPSIVFIDELDSIGAKRLEVATSGDREVQRTLMQLLAELDGFNPIGDVKIIGATNRPDILDEALLRPGRFDRIIEIPIPNFEARTAIFRIHTMRMNVDQSVQPNELAAKTDTATGADIKAICMEAGMFAIRDNRDMVTTCDFERAIVKVLETEDSKCSEPGAMFA, encoded by the coding sequence ATGAAGGAGCCGCGGGTGGAGGATCTCACCAACGAGATGCGCGAGAAGATCGAGGTCCTCGAGCGGAGGAACACCGAGCTCCTGGAAGAGATAAGGAGGGTGGAGGGCGAGAAACGCTACGTGGAGAGCGAGCTATTCCGCCTGCAGAAGGAGCTCAAGCGCATGCGCTCGGAGATGGAGCGCCTCAAGTCGCCGCCCCTGATCATCGGCTCAATAAAGGACGTGCTTGCCGACGGTAGGGTGGTAGTGAAGAGCTCCACCGGTCCGGATTTCATCGTTTCCACTTCAGAGTATGTGCCAGCGGAGGATCTTGAGGTCGGAGCGCGAGTGGCGCTCAACAAGCAGACCCTGGCGGTCATGGGCGTACTCCCGCCTTCCTTGGACCCCATTGTCATAGGCGCAGAGATCCTGGACAAGCCCAACGTCAGCTACAAGGAGATAGGCGGCCTGGATGAGCAGATCCTGGAGGTCAGAGAGGCGGTGGAGGATCCTCTGCTTAGGCCGGAGCTCTACAAGAAAGTGGGCATCGAGCCCCCCAGAGGCGTTCTCCTGGTCGGTCCCCCGGGGACCGGAAAGACCCTGCTCGCCAAGGCGGTGGCACACCAGACCAGCGCCACCTTCATCCGGCTGGTCGGCTCGGAGCTGGTGCAGAAATACATCGGGGAAGGTGCCCGGCTAGTGCGCGAGCTCTTCGAACTGGCCAGGGAGAAGGCACCTAGCATCGTCTTCATCGACGAGCTGGATTCCATAGGCGCCAAGAGGCTGGAAGTGGCGACGTCCGGGGACCGCGAAGTGCAGCGCACCCTCATGCAGTTACTGGCAGAGCTGGACGGCTTCAATCCGATCGGCGATGTGAAGATCATCGGGGCCACGAACCGCCCGGACATCCTGGACGAAGCTCTGCTCAGGCCAGGAAGGTTCGACCGCATCATCGAGATCCCCATCCCCAACTTCGAAGCGAGGACGGCGATATTCAGGATCCATACTATGAGGATGAACGTGGACCAGAGCGTGCAGCCCAACGAGCTGGCGGCCAAGACGGACACGGCCACCGGGGCGGACATCAAGGCCATATGCATGGAGGCGGGCATGTTCGCCATCCGGGATA